A single genomic interval of Zunongwangia sp. HGR-M22 harbors:
- the frr gene encoding ribosome recycling factor has product MEEEIELIIDSAEEGMQKAIAHLRKQLLNIRAGKASPSMLGSVMVEYYGSQTPLNQVANVNAPDARTISIQPFEKGTIPNIEKGILLANLGFNPMNNGESVIISVPPLTEERRKQLVKQAKAEAEDAKIGVRNDRKTANNDLKKAEVSEDLQKNAEAEVQELTDKYIAKIEEILEAKEKEIMTI; this is encoded by the coding sequence ATGGAAGAGGAAATTGAATTAATTATAGATTCTGCTGAAGAAGGGATGCAAAAAGCTATTGCCCATCTTAGAAAACAGTTACTAAACATTAGAGCGGGTAAAGCCAGCCCAAGTATGCTAGGAAGTGTTATGGTAGAATACTACGGTTCTCAAACACCTTTAAATCAGGTTGCAAACGTAAACGCGCCTGATGCCCGAACAATTTCTATACAACCATTCGAGAAAGGAACAATTCCTAATATTGAAAAAGGAATTTTACTTGCAAATCTTGGTTTCAATCCAATGAATAATGGGGAAAGCGTAATTATTAGCGTTCCACCGCTTACAGAGGAAAGAAGAAAGCAACTGGTAAAACAGGCAAAAGCTGAAGCTGAAGACGCTAAAATTGGCGTTAGAAATGACAGAAAAACTGCAAATAACGATTTAAAAAAAGCTGAAGTTTCTGAAGATTTACAAAAGAATGCAGAAGCAGAAGTACAGGAACTTACAGATAAATACATTGCCAAGATTGAAGAAATATTAGAGGCAAAAGAAAAAGAAATTATGACCATATAA
- a CDS encoding DUF5686 family protein has translation MRLVYTILFVFSGIFVSAQQIPGKVINAITGEPLAYAKIILPDGSQKLSNLDGSFQINAQNKEDLKITISYLGFYNRDFEISTKKKITVFQLYPDYEKLSTVYLSSSKNPANRVIQKAIANRIINDPKKALNGFEYTSYSKFIIDNDENPIELTTDTTNTEIATIVNVARAYLSEKVTKYSYSKKQGEKEEVLGLETAGFEEPIYEVISLDIYPTSFYENKYPIFQTEYAGPLAENAFKNYEYRILDTVNSDRPAYLIYFKPKREKRIASLEGVIYLDTLNFGIQKTEARLIGQIDLEIKENYQFENSKNVWLLKKRDIKIKPGSGGKDISVFGGSISLGTIQRRLSISSIFNKDTIQQNLYLDATTVNYDYNLDSVPKVKNTSAKIKVNPKANNRDSNFWIDNRKEPFTSKDEATANYVDSIINTKNIARKIEVKKTMANGYYPLGVWDLQLNKLFKFNNYEGIRLGFGGKTNDHFSKRFSVGGYYVYGFKDKKSKYNIDANIYLNRPTQTSLILGYTNDMAEVASFNYLKAPPKFYLLEPRFVNINFFYYYREYYAGLEHRINPQLSSEIRFSKTEVLGAKDYVFAYEGETYPEYNISTIGVSLTWEPFSEYLKTPEKSILIEGHSPRFTFQFDKGLSGVADGDFDFIRTGLKFEYELKRLDLSKTEVIVEGNYATGALPLTHTFHAFPNSSRQEAILKRFSIAGKTSFETMYYNEFYSDRLAMLHLRHTLPPIKFSNFFKPEIVLISRHAIGDIDNMDRHQNITFNSLEHGYSEAGLEVNNIISGFGLSTAYRYGAYNLPGFNRNFAFKFTLNIKF, from the coding sequence ATGCGATTAGTTTATACCATTCTTTTTGTCTTTTCCGGTATTTTTGTTAGCGCACAACAAATCCCGGGCAAAGTAATCAATGCGATTACCGGGGAGCCATTAGCTTATGCAAAGATCATTTTACCAGATGGCAGTCAAAAACTTTCTAATCTAGACGGAAGCTTTCAAATAAACGCCCAAAATAAAGAAGACCTAAAAATCACCATTTCTTATCTTGGATTTTATAACAGAGATTTTGAAATTTCAACTAAAAAGAAAATTACGGTTTTTCAGCTTTATCCAGATTACGAGAAACTAAGCACGGTTTATCTTTCTTCTTCAAAAAACCCTGCAAATCGCGTTATTCAAAAGGCAATAGCAAATAGAATTATTAACGATCCAAAGAAGGCTTTAAATGGTTTTGAATATACATCTTATTCTAAATTTATCATTGACAACGACGAAAACCCTATTGAGCTAACTACAGATACTACTAATACTGAAATTGCCACGATAGTAAATGTTGCCCGTGCTTATCTTTCAGAAAAAGTAACTAAATATTCTTATAGCAAAAAACAGGGGGAAAAAGAAGAAGTTTTAGGACTAGAAACCGCTGGATTCGAAGAACCGATCTACGAGGTAATTAGCCTGGATATTTATCCTACTTCATTTTACGAAAATAAATACCCTATTTTTCAAACAGAATATGCTGGGCCACTAGCAGAAAATGCCTTTAAAAATTACGAATATCGTATTCTAGATACCGTCAATAGTGATCGCCCGGCTTATCTAATCTATTTTAAACCGAAAAGAGAAAAGCGCATTGCCAGCCTTGAAGGTGTGATCTATTTAGATACCCTAAACTTCGGAATTCAAAAAACCGAAGCTCGCCTTATTGGTCAAATTGATCTTGAAATTAAAGAGAATTATCAATTTGAAAATTCAAAAAATGTCTGGCTACTAAAGAAAAGAGATATTAAAATAAAACCAGGTAGTGGTGGCAAAGATATCTCAGTTTTTGGAGGAAGTATCTCTTTAGGCACTATACAGCGCAGACTTTCAATCTCAAGTATCTTCAATAAGGATACCATTCAGCAGAATCTATATTTAGATGCCACTACGGTTAATTATGATTATAATCTTGATAGCGTCCCAAAAGTAAAGAACACTTCAGCAAAAATTAAGGTTAACCCAAAGGCGAACAATAGGGATAGTAACTTTTGGATTGACAATCGCAAAGAACCATTCACTAGCAAAGACGAAGCTACAGCTAATTATGTTGATAGCATCATCAACACGAAAAATATTGCACGAAAAATAGAGGTAAAAAAAACAATGGCTAATGGCTATTATCCTTTAGGAGTATGGGATCTTCAACTCAATAAGCTGTTCAAATTCAATAACTATGAAGGAATTCGATTAGGTTTTGGAGGAAAAACCAACGATCATTTTTCTAAGCGATTTAGTGTAGGCGGTTATTATGTCTATGGTTTTAAAGACAAGAAATCAAAATATAATATCGATGCAAACATTTACTTAAACCGCCCAACCCAAACAAGTTTAATTCTTGGCTATACTAATGATATGGCAGAAGTTGCAAGTTTTAATTATTTAAAAGCTCCTCCAAAATTTTATTTACTTGAGCCCAGGTTTGTAAATATTAATTTCTTCTATTATTATCGCGAATATTATGCAGGTTTAGAACATCGCATAAATCCGCAATTATCTTCTGAAATACGCTTTAGCAAAACCGAAGTTTTGGGAGCAAAAGATTATGTTTTTGCATACGAGGGCGAAACTTATCCTGAGTATAATATTAGTACAATTGGAGTTTCTCTAACCTGGGAACCTTTTAGTGAATATTTAAAAACACCGGAAAAATCAATATTGATAGAAGGGCACTCCCCAAGATTTACATTCCAGTTTGACAAAGGACTGTCTGGTGTTGCCGATGGCGATTTTGATTTTATAAGAACTGGTTTAAAATTCGAATATGAATTAAAACGTCTTGATCTTTCGAAAACTGAAGTAATCGTAGAAGGAAATTATGCCACAGGTGCGTTGCCACTTACGCATACATTCCATGCCTTTCCAAACTCTTCGCGACAGGAAGCTATTTTAAAAAGATTTTCTATAGCAGGAAAGACTAGCTTCGAAACCATGTATTACAACGAGTTTTATAGCGATCGGTTAGCAATGCTCCATCTAAGACATACCTTACCTCCTATTAAATTCTCCAATTTCTTTAAGCCTGAAATTGTTTTAATTAGCCGGCATGCCATTGGAGACATCGATAATATGGATCGCCACCAAAATATCACTTTCAATTCTTTGGAACATGGATACTCTGAGGCAGGATTAGAGGTTAATAATATCATTTCAGGTTTTGGTCTATCCACAGCGTATCGTTATGGCGCTTATAATCTTCCAGGATTTAATCGAAATTTTGCTTTTAAATTCACTTTAAACATCAAGTTTTAA
- a CDS encoding efflux RND transporter permease subunit, with protein sequence MSKIFTFGFWNAVARLILRNRIIIILLIVGITAFFASEWKYMRFSFTEANLLPDDHEVNQEYNDFLDKFGEEGNLIVMGIKDSTLFQEKNFKAWKDLNDSLQKFPEVDYAISIGNLKKLKKFEDPKRFEMVPFIEEESPDSLELANYENELFSRMPFYENLVYSSHSNTIQSALYLNKEIVNSKARKDFVVDQLVPMIKQFKKDTGMDVHVSGMPYIRTLNSQNIVDEIGLFIGAALGVTSLIFFFFFRSLRATVISMLTVCIGVMWAFGTIGLMRYEITVLTALIPPLIIVIGIPNCIFLINKYQQEIQKHGNQAKSLQRVIAKVGNATLMTNITTASGFATFILTESKLLKEFGIVASINIIAIFILSLLIIPVVYSYMKIPKSKHLKHLNRQWIGGFVNWMEKMVRNHRIAVYFTSVALLATSIIGIYNIKISGSLLEDMPQEASFFKDVKFFEQEFDGIMPLEILIDTKRPKGVLKSSSLKRIEELENLIVEEPQLSKPLSITRLVKYSKQAYYNGNPKYYQLPTSQEQNFIIPYTKGMEGNDNLVNTYVDSTGQYARITTFMKDIGTDEMERIETSLWPKIHKIFPEERYEVSMTGKALVFQKGTTYLVKNLVVSLSLAIVLIALLMAWMFRSFRMILISLVPNLLPLLITAGMMGYLGVPIKPSTILVFSIAFGISVDDTIHFLAKYRQELKANNWKIKRSVYAALRETGVSMFYTSIVLFFGFSVFMISSFGGTVALGGLVSATLLFAMLSNLLLLPSLLLSLERSIANKETLKEPAMRIIATEEDEEEISKDDEEHNSNKIEK encoded by the coding sequence ATGTCTAAGATCTTCACTTTTGGCTTTTGGAACGCTGTAGCCCGGTTAATTTTACGTAACAGAATTATTATTATCCTGCTTATTGTTGGTATAACCGCTTTTTTTGCTTCGGAATGGAAGTATATGCGATTCTCGTTTACCGAAGCCAACCTATTACCCGACGATCATGAAGTAAACCAGGAATACAATGATTTCCTGGATAAATTTGGAGAAGAAGGGAATCTAATTGTTATGGGAATTAAGGATTCTACCTTATTTCAGGAAAAAAACTTTAAGGCCTGGAAAGATCTTAACGACAGTCTTCAAAAATTCCCGGAAGTAGATTACGCAATTTCTATCGGAAATCTTAAGAAACTTAAGAAATTCGAAGATCCCAAGCGTTTTGAAATGGTTCCTTTTATTGAAGAGGAATCCCCAGATAGTTTAGAACTTGCAAACTACGAAAACGAGCTTTTCTCTAGAATGCCGTTTTATGAGAATCTTGTTTACAGTTCCCACTCTAACACCATCCAAAGTGCTCTTTATTTAAATAAAGAGATTGTAAATTCAAAAGCCAGAAAAGATTTTGTAGTCGACCAACTGGTTCCTATGATTAAACAGTTTAAAAAGGACACTGGGATGGATGTGCATGTCTCTGGCATGCCGTATATAAGAACACTTAATTCACAAAACATTGTAGACGAAATTGGGCTTTTTATCGGTGCTGCTTTAGGTGTTACCTCTTTAATTTTCTTTTTCTTTTTTCGATCGCTCAGAGCAACAGTTATATCTATGCTTACTGTATGTATAGGTGTAATGTGGGCTTTTGGAACGATTGGTTTAATGCGCTATGAAATTACGGTATTAACGGCGCTTATACCTCCACTTATTATTGTAATTGGTATACCCAACTGTATTTTCTTAATTAATAAATATCAGCAGGAAATCCAGAAACACGGCAATCAGGCCAAATCGCTACAACGTGTAATTGCTAAAGTGGGGAATGCTACGTTAATGACCAATATCACTACAGCTTCAGGTTTTGCAACGTTTATTCTAACCGAAAGTAAATTACTGAAGGAATTTGGTATCGTGGCCTCCATCAATATAATAGCCATTTTTATCCTTTCATTACTTATCATTCCGGTGGTTTACAGTTATATGAAAATTCCGAAGTCTAAACATCTAAAACATTTAAACAGACAATGGATTGGCGGTTTTGTAAACTGGATGGAAAAGATGGTAAGAAACCATAGAATTGCGGTTTATTTTACTTCCGTAGCGCTATTGGCAACCAGCATAATAGGCATTTACAATATCAAAATTTCCGGAAGTTTATTGGAAGACATGCCGCAGGAAGCTTCTTTCTTTAAAGATGTGAAGTTTTTTGAACAGGAATTCGACGGAATTATGCCTTTGGAAATTCTAATTGATACCAAGAGACCAAAAGGAGTTTTAAAATCTTCCAGTTTAAAAAGGATCGAAGAACTGGAAAACCTAATTGTTGAAGAACCACAGCTTTCCAAGCCACTTTCTATTACGCGATTGGTAAAATATAGCAAGCAGGCGTATTATAACGGAAATCCAAAATATTACCAACTTCCTACCTCACAAGAGCAAAACTTCATCATTCCTTACACCAAAGGGATGGAAGGTAACGATAATCTGGTAAATACTTACGTAGATAGCACCGGGCAATATGCAAGAATCACAACTTTTATGAAGGATATTGGCACCGACGAGATGGAAAGAATCGAAACCAGTCTCTGGCCAAAAATTCATAAAATATTTCCTGAAGAACGCTACGAAGTTAGCATGACCGGGAAAGCACTTGTTTTCCAAAAAGGAACAACCTATTTGGTCAAAAACCTTGTAGTTTCTTTATCTCTGGCCATTGTGTTAATCGCTTTGCTAATGGCCTGGATGTTTAGAAGTTTTAGGATGATTTTAATCTCGCTTGTCCCTAACTTACTACCGCTTCTAATAACAGCAGGAATGATGGGATATTTAGGTGTTCCCATAAAGCCATCAACCATTTTAGTGTTTAGTATTGCTTTTGGTATTTCTGTAGATGATACCATTCACTTTTTGGCAAAATACCGGCAGGAACTTAAAGCTAATAATTGGAAGATTAAGCGCTCGGTTTATGCTGCCCTTAGAGAAACCGGTGTAAGTATGTTCTATACTTCGATTGTGTTATTCTTCGGCTTCTCGGTTTTTATGATTAGTAGTTTTGGCGGGACCGTAGCTTTAGGTGGATTAGTATCAGCAACATTACTTTTTGCGATGCTGTCTAATCTTTTACTACTGCCCTCGCTATTGCTATCTTTAGAACGAAGTATCGCGAATAAAGAAACGCTTAAAGAGCCTGCAATGCGAATAATTGCGACCGAGGAAGATGAAGAAGAAATCTCTAAAGATGACGAAGAACACAATAGCAATAAAATCGAAAAATAA
- the asnS gene encoding asparagine--tRNA ligase, with the protein MIQAKVAEILESNQFLQEFKISGWVRSFRSNRFVALNDGSTINNLQCVIDFEKFDPEILKRITVGAAISVTGILKESEGKQQRVEVEAKEVKILGDANPEEVKLTILSPKRHSLEKLREQAHLRVRTNTFGAIMRVRSKLSFAVHSYFQQNNFYYVNTPIITGSDAEGAGEMFKVTNFDLKNPPKNEDGSIDYKKDFFGKETNLTVSGQLEGETFALGLGQIYTFGPTFRAENSNTSRHLAEFWMIEPEIAFCDLDQNMDLAEDFIKYVVKYVLENCKDDLAFLEERLANEDKSKPAAERSDMGLIEKLNFVLENNFKRVSYTEAIEILKNSKPNKKKKFKYIIEEWGADLQSEHERFLVEKHFKCPVILFDYPAKIKAFYMRLNEDGKTVRAMDILFPGIGEIVGGSQREERLDVLQEKMQELGIEEEELWWYLDTRRFGTCVHSGFGLGFERLVQFVTGMGNIRDVIPFPRTPQNAEF; encoded by the coding sequence ATGATACAGGCTAAAGTTGCTGAAATACTAGAAAGTAACCAGTTTTTACAGGAGTTTAAAATTAGCGGATGGGTGCGTTCGTTTAGAAGTAATCGCTTTGTTGCTTTAAACGATGGTTCTACCATTAATAATTTACAATGTGTTATAGATTTTGAAAAATTTGATCCTGAAATTTTAAAAAGAATTACCGTTGGCGCAGCAATTAGCGTAACAGGAATTTTAAAAGAAAGTGAAGGTAAACAACAACGCGTTGAAGTTGAAGCTAAAGAAGTAAAAATTTTAGGCGATGCTAACCCAGAGGAGGTAAAACTTACCATTCTTTCTCCTAAGCGCCATAGTTTAGAAAAGTTACGTGAACAAGCGCATTTAAGAGTCCGCACAAATACATTTGGCGCAATTATGCGTGTTCGATCAAAATTATCGTTTGCTGTACACAGTTATTTTCAGCAAAATAATTTCTATTATGTAAACACACCAATTATTACCGGTAGTGATGCCGAGGGTGCTGGTGAGATGTTTAAAGTAACAAACTTCGACCTTAAAAACCCTCCGAAAAACGAAGATGGCAGTATAGATTATAAAAAAGATTTCTTCGGAAAAGAGACTAATCTTACGGTTTCTGGGCAGTTAGAAGGAGAAACTTTCGCCTTAGGTTTAGGTCAAATTTATACTTTCGGTCCTACTTTTAGAGCTGAAAACTCTAATACTTCAAGGCATCTGGCTGAATTCTGGATGATTGAACCTGAAATTGCTTTCTGTGATCTTGATCAAAACATGGATCTTGCTGAAGATTTCATCAAATACGTGGTAAAATATGTTCTTGAAAATTGTAAAGATGACCTTGCATTTTTAGAAGAACGTTTAGCGAATGAAGATAAATCTAAACCAGCTGCAGAACGTAGCGATATGGGCTTAATCGAAAAACTGAATTTTGTTTTAGAAAACAATTTTAAGCGCGTTAGTTATACGGAAGCGATCGAAATTCTTAAAAATTCGAAACCAAATAAAAAGAAAAAATTCAAATATATTATCGAAGAATGGGGTGCAGATCTACAAAGTGAACACGAACGTTTTCTTGTAGAAAAACACTTTAAATGCCCTGTAATTTTATTTGATTATCCCGCCAAAATTAAAGCATTCTACATGCGTTTAAATGAAGATGGGAAAACTGTTCGTGCAATGGATATTCTATTCCCAGGCATTGGAGAAATCGTAGGTGGGTCTCAAAGAGAAGAGCGTTTAGATGTTCTTCAGGAGAAAATGCAAGAATTAGGAATCGAGGAAGAAGAACTTTGGTGGTATTTAGATACTCGTAGATTTGGTACTTGTGTACATAGTGGATTTGGACTTGGTTTTGAACGTTTAGTACAATTTGTAACAGGAATGGGTAATATTAGAGATGTAATCCCTTTCCCAAGAACTCCGCAGAATGCAGAATTTTAA
- a CDS encoding RluA family pseudouridine synthase — translation MKIKETHIVPKLSETIRLQEYAATIFASLTTRSAIKKAIKKELILVDRKIGQTGDWVLEGQKIKLLQAEIQQKSFNLKLEVLFEDDYIAVINKPAGYPTSGNYFKTIQNALAFNLKPSEAIDRLDVPQSAHRLDNPTSGILLCAKTNKALIELNRQFQEKEIQKTYTAIVEGDFPDIKQIFEDKIEEKQAKTSVKLLKKLSYKNSNLSLVAATPITGRTHQIRIHLAKNGFPILGEKQYGFPKISTSKGLFLASTAVVFQHPIHSEIQEFEIKFPKKFYRFIEKL, via the coding sequence TTGAAAATTAAAGAAACGCATATTGTTCCTAAATTATCTGAAACTATTAGATTACAAGAATACGCTGCTACTATTTTTGCATCTTTAACCACTCGTAGCGCAATAAAAAAAGCCATTAAAAAAGAACTAATTTTAGTTGATCGCAAAATTGGCCAAACGGGAGACTGGGTTTTAGAAGGACAAAAAATTAAACTACTCCAAGCCGAAATTCAGCAAAAATCGTTCAATTTAAAACTTGAAGTACTTTTTGAAGACGATTATATTGCGGTAATTAACAAACCTGCTGGCTATCCTACTAGCGGAAATTACTTCAAAACTATCCAAAATGCGTTAGCTTTTAATTTAAAACCTTCTGAAGCTATCGATCGGTTAGACGTTCCGCAGTCAGCACATCGTTTGGATAATCCCACAAGCGGAATCTTGCTTTGCGCCAAAACCAATAAAGCACTTATCGAGTTAAACAGGCAATTTCAGGAAAAAGAAATTCAGAAAACATACACTGCGATAGTAGAAGGTGATTTTCCAGATATTAAGCAGATTTTTGAAGATAAAATTGAAGAAAAACAGGCGAAAACTTCAGTAAAACTTTTAAAAAAATTGAGCTATAAAAACAGCAATCTCAGCCTTGTTGCAGCAACACCTATTACAGGCAGAACGCATCAAATAAGAATTCATCTTGCTAAAAATGGATTTCCGATTTTAGGTGAAAAACAGTATGGTTTTCCTAAAATTTCTACTTCAAAAGGTCTTTTTCTAGCGTCTACTGCCGTAGTATTCCAACATCCTATCCATTCAGAAATTCAGGAGTTTGAGATCAAATTTCCGAAGAAATTCTATAGATTTATAGAAAAGCTCTAG
- the rpoN gene encoding RNA polymerase factor sigma-54 → MLKQQLNFKLSQKLSPQQIQLMKLIQLPTQAFEQRIKQEIEENPALETGKDEQREEYEYGDEYENRDSEAEFDDKNEINAEDINVDEYLSDDEIPNYRLQANNYSADDEDKQVPYAAGISFTQHLRNQLNTLRFNDNEYEIAEFLVGSIDESGYIRRNIQDTVDDLAFTQNVYTDEETVEKVLKKVQDLDPAGVGARSLQECLLIQLKRKEATRAVTTATEIIDLSFDHFSKRHYTKLLSKHDISEDDLRDAIEVISHLNPKPGGAYSGNTRMVEHVIPDFTIKIADGELELSLNGRNAPEMHVSRDYSNMLKGYKESKKKTKEQKDAVMFIKQKLDAAKWFIEAIKQRQQTLMVTMSAIMHYQKEYFLSGDERNLRPMILKDIADEIEMDVSTVSRVANSKYVDTPYGTKLIKEFFSESMKNDQGEDVSTREIKKILEMSIEEEDKKKPLTDEKLAKVLKDKGYPIARRTVAKYREQLDIPVARLRKEI, encoded by the coding sequence ATGCTAAAACAGCAATTAAATTTTAAGTTATCACAAAAGCTATCGCCGCAACAAATCCAGTTGATGAAGCTTATCCAACTGCCTACACAGGCTTTTGAACAGCGCATTAAACAAGAGATTGAAGAAAATCCTGCGCTAGAAACGGGGAAAGACGAGCAGCGCGAAGAATACGAGTATGGTGATGAGTATGAAAACAGAGATTCTGAAGCTGAGTTTGATGATAAAAATGAGATTAATGCTGAAGATATTAATGTAGATGAATATCTAAGTGATGATGAAATCCCAAATTATCGCTTACAAGCCAATAATTATAGCGCAGACGATGAGGATAAACAAGTTCCTTATGCAGCAGGAATTTCTTTTACCCAACATTTACGAAATCAGCTAAACACCCTAAGGTTTAACGATAACGAATACGAGATTGCCGAATTTCTAGTTGGAAGTATTGATGAGAGTGGCTATATAAGAAGAAACATCCAGGATACTGTAGATGATCTTGCATTTACTCAAAATGTATATACTGACGAGGAGACGGTTGAAAAAGTGCTTAAAAAAGTACAGGATTTAGATCCCGCGGGCGTTGGAGCACGTTCCCTTCAGGAATGTTTGCTTATCCAGTTAAAAAGGAAAGAAGCAACCCGAGCAGTTACAACGGCAACTGAAATTATCGATTTATCTTTCGATCACTTCAGCAAAAGACATTACACAAAGCTGCTTTCTAAGCATGATATTTCTGAAGACGATTTAAGAGATGCTATTGAAGTAATAAGTCACCTTAACCCTAAACCTGGTGGAGCTTATTCTGGTAACACCAGAATGGTAGAGCATGTAATACCGGATTTCACAATTAAAATTGCAGATGGCGAATTAGAGCTTAGCCTAAACGGAAGAAACGCTCCAGAAATGCACGTTTCTCGTGATTACAGCAATATGCTGAAAGGCTACAAAGAGAGCAAAAAGAAAACCAAAGAGCAGAAAGATGCAGTAATGTTTATAAAACAAAAACTGGACGCTGCTAAATGGTTTATTGAAGCCATTAAACAAAGGCAACAAACTTTGATGGTAACTATGAGCGCTATTATGCATTACCAAAAAGAATATTTTTTGAGTGGAGATGAGCGTAATCTTAGACCGATGATTCTAAAAGATATTGCAGATGAAATCGAAATGGATGTCTCTACCGTTTCTCGTGTGGCAAATAGCAAATATGTCGACACCCCATATGGGACAAAATTGATCAAAGAATTCTTTTCTGAATCGATGAAAAACGATCAGGGGGAAGATGTGTCTACAAGAGAAATTAAAAAGATCCTAGAAATGTCTATTGAAGAGGAAGATAAGAAAAAACCACTGACAGATGAAAAGCTTGCGAAAGTGCTTAAAGATAAAGGCTACCCGATAGCCAGGAGAACTGTGGCAAAATATAGAGAACAATTGGATATTCCTGTAGCACGTTTACGTAAAGAAATTTAA
- a CDS encoding porin family protein — MKYKFLILLFWGLAARAQQTNPAFADSIPTVIDSSYREDQFYFGLSFNFITDQPEFLDQNGFSAGVSGGFIRDIPLNENRNIGIGIGLGLAFDSFGQNLFIGEDQDGNSVFRNLNQDGIDYDSNRFNTFLIEAPIQFRWRTSTFDSYKFWRIYTGLKLGYIYHFRSIFKQTGNTVKQSDVPELERFRLGASFTFGYSTFNFQIYYGLNPFFDGATVEGEDVSISTLRVGLMFYIL; from the coding sequence ATGAAATATAAATTTTTAATTTTGCTTTTTTGGGGTTTAGCTGCGCGTGCACAGCAAACTAATCCTGCTTTTGCCGATAGTATTCCTACAGTTATCGATAGTAGCTATAGGGAAGATCAATTTTACTTTGGTTTAAGTTTTAATTTTATCACAGATCAGCCAGAATTTTTGGATCAAAATGGATTCTCGGCTGGCGTGAGTGGCGGTTTTATACGGGATATTCCTTTAAATGAAAATCGAAATATCGGTATTGGAATTGGCCTTGGTTTGGCCTTTGATAGTTTTGGTCAAAATCTGTTTATTGGGGAAGATCAGGATGGTAATAGTGTTTTTCGAAATTTAAATCAAGATGGGATTGATTATGATTCCAATCGTTTTAATACTTTTTTAATTGAAGCGCCAATTCAGTTTAGGTGGCGAACATCTACTTTCGATTCCTACAAATTTTGGCGTATTTATACCGGTCTTAAATTAGGATATATATATCATTTTCGGTCTATTTTCAAGCAAACAGGAAATACTGTGAAACAAAGCGATGTGCCAGAATTGGAAAGATTTAGGTTAGGCGCAAGTTTTACCTTTGGTTATAGTACGTTTAATTTTCAGATCTATTACGGTTTAAATCCGTTTTTTGATGGCGCTACAGTAGAGGGGGAAGATGTGAGTATTTCTACTTTACGAGTAGGTTTAATGTTTTATATTCTATAG
- a CDS encoding ExbD/TolR family protein, which produces MSKFKKKKSGDLPAISTASLPDIVFMLLFFFMVATTMRETTLMVKNSLPTADQVEKLDKKDLVMYIYAGKPSQRYQQKYGTEARIQLNDKFADVSEVQSFIYSERDQKREELIPYLTTALKVDKETNMGLVSDIKQELRKAEALKINYTTIQGDATQAQN; this is translated from the coding sequence ATGTCTAAATTTAAAAAGAAAAAGTCTGGTGATTTACCTGCGATCAGTACAGCGTCGTTACCCGATATTGTATTTATGTTACTGTTTTTCTTTATGGTAGCGACAACGATGCGTGAGACTACGCTAATGGTTAAGAATTCATTGCCTACTGCAGATCAAGTTGAAAAGCTTGATAAAAAAGATTTGGTAATGTATATCTATGCCGGTAAGCCAAGCCAGAGATATCAGCAAAAATATGGTACAGAAGCTAGGATTCAGTTAAACGATAAGTTTGCAGATGTTAGTGAAGTACAATCCTTTATTTATTCTGAAAGAGATCAGAAAAGAGAAGAATTAATACCATATTTAACTACAGCTTTAAAAGTTGATAAAGAGACTAATATGGGACTTGTGTCTGATATTAAACAAGAACTTAGAAAAGCTGAAGCGCTTAAAATTAACTATACAACTATACAGGGTGATGCAACCCAAGCTCAGAATTAA